The nucleotide window AACCGCGTTGGGGGAGGACCATCGATGACGGACACGATTCAGATTCGCGGGCTCTCGTATCAGGTGCAGGGGTTCGCACTCCGGGACTTGAACCTGACGGTGCCGGCGGGCGCGGTGTACGGTTTTCTTGGCCCGAATGGCGCCGGCAAGACCACGACCATTCGGCTCCTCCTCGGCCTGCTGCGTCCGGAAGCCGGACAAATCAGGGTATTCGGCGAAGATGTGCCCCGGGACATCGTCTCCATTCTGGGTCGCATCGGATACGTCCCGGAACGACCCCACCTCTACCCCAACCTGACGGTCGCCCAGGCGGTCCGGCTTCATGCCGCGTTCCATCGGCGGTTTGACCATGCGGCAGCGAAGAACCTTGCCGCCCGATTCGGCCTGCCGATGGACCGCGTCCTCTCCCGTTTGTCGAAAGGGGAAATGGGCAAGGCGATGATCCTCCTCGCGCTGGCCCAGCGCCCTGACTTGTTGGTCCTCGATGAGCCAACCGACGGGCTCGACCCCGTCGTTCGACGCGAGGCGCTGCACGCGATCCTGGACTACGTGACGGAGACTGGCGCCACGGTGCTGATCTCCAGCCACCTCGTTCATGAGCTCGAGCGCTTCTGCGACTGGATTGGCGTGCTCGACCAAGGAACGATTGTGGCCGAGTTGCCGATGCATGATTTCAAATCGGGGCTCAAGCGCCTGCGGGTTACCGCCGGCACCTCACCGGCCGAAGCGCCCTTCTCCGTGATTACGCGGGGCGATGCAGGGATCGGCGGCGAGGTGTGGACGGTGCGCGGATGGCAGCCGGAGATGGCCTCCTGGTT belongs to Gemmatimonadales bacterium and includes:
- a CDS encoding ABC transporter ATP-binding protein, which encodes MTDTIQIRGLSYQVQGFALRDLNLTVPAGAVYGFLGPNGAGKTTTIRLLLGLLRPEAGQIRVFGEDVPRDIVSILGRIGYVPERPHLYPNLTVAQAVRLHAAFHRRFDHAAAKNLAARFGLPMDRVLSRLSKGEMGKAMILLALAQRPDLLVLDEPTDGLDPVVRREALHAILDYVTETGATVLISSHLVHELERFCDWIGVLDQGTIVAELPMHDFKSGLKRLRVTAGTSPAEAPFSVITRGDAGIGGEVWTVRGWQPEMASWFGDAHPLREVMDLDLEEAFVELLRSARNPSGREA